From the genome of Pelmatolapia mariae isolate MD_Pm_ZW linkage group LG12, Pm_UMD_F_2, whole genome shotgun sequence, one region includes:
- the inpp5jb gene encoding inositol polyphosphate 5-phosphatase K, which yields MDQDNPTQLQTSEGNPNSEAAAVTATSATPSDTSAPATDSSTGQHAVPARPRRPQRTARVEGSVDISELKAEPKAEPTELPNQEECDPDGNVASHSKPSHPSAVKLSEEYTGPGIKAGPKGPGHHPVRAASVPHPSASRHVPHHLNPHAQRALSVAGTADTQAQTVEDFRVHIITWNVGSATPPDDITSLLGLNVGDGNTDMYIIGLQEVNSMINKRLKDALFTDQWSEVCMERLSPFGYVLVTSQRMQGVLLLVFAKYFHLPFLRGVQTETTRTGLGGYWGNKGGVSARMSVYGHTICFLNCHLPAHMENSDQRMEDFESILQQQQFEGQAATGVLDHDVVFWLGDLNFRIDDLEMQVVKSAIDNNKFSILWEKDQLNMAKDSETVLEGFQEGPLKFPPTYKFDVGTNTYDTSGKKRKPAWTDRILWRLRATAPAGAGKRGSISGLMSGAKVTQHNYRSHMEFTVSDHKPVSSIFTLQFPYKVDIPLVTIIVEDEWNSVADATVIFKLAPNYSRSSWDWIGLFKVGFKHYKDYVGYVWAKQEESDFLRQEHQVTFTEEELPKGSGDFILGYYSNNMSSIVGVTEPFQILLPTSGDDTSSSDSSDVTSEDDNTVVMKMRSRSPSPRKGKHRGHRSGSRNRSRSSSPHQAKMKEVDVTKAPPPSTTAETDCKSIRGPTEGSSSQLSGPEETEKNSQDPGV from the exons ATGGACCAAGATAATCCAACCCAGCTCCAGACCTCAGAAGGCAACCCAAACAGCGAAGCAGCAGCTGTAACAGCAACTTCAGCTACGCCTTCAGATACGTCAGCTCCTGCCACCGACTCAAGCACCGGCCAACATGCAGTGCCTGCCAGGCCTCGGCGGCCGCAGAGGACCGCCAGAGTTGAGGGCTCTGTAGATATTTCTGAACTCAAAGCCGAGCCCAAAGCAGAACCCACTGAACTGCCTAACCAGGAGGAGTGCGACCCTGATGGCAATGTGGCCAGTCATTCCAAACCCTCTCACCCTTCAGCAGTCAAGCTCTCAGAAGAGTATACTGGGCCCGGCATTAAGGCTGGTCCTAAAGGTCCAGGCCACCACCCAGTAAGAGCTGCCTCCGTGCCCCACCCATCTGCCAGCAGGCATGTGCCTCATCACCTGAACCCTCATGCACAGAGAGCTCTCTCTGTGGCAGGTACAGCTGACACTCAGGCGCAGACTGTGGAAGACTTCAG GGTGCACATCATCACTTGGAATGTGGGTTCAGCCACACCACCCGATGACATCACTTCTCTGCTCGGGCTGAATGTGGGTGATGGAAACACAGACATGTACATCATCGG gcTGCAGGAAGTAAACTCAATGATTAACAAAAGACTGAAAGACGCCCTCTTCACAGACCAGTGGAGCGAAGTCTGCATGGAGAGACTCAGCCCCTTTGGTTATGTGCTG GTTACATCCCAGCGGATGCAGGGAGTGTTACTGCTGGTTTTTGCCAAATATTTCCATTTGCCGTTCCTGCGTGGAGTCCAGACTGAGACCACTCGCACAGGCCTGGGGGGTTACTGG GGGAATAAAGGTGGAGTGAGTGCCCGCATGTCAGTGTACGGTCACACCATCTGCTTTCTCAACTGCCACCTCCCGGCTCACATGGAAAACTCAGATCAGCGGATGGAGGACTTTGAGAGcatcctgcagcagcagcagtttgagGGCCAGGCTGCCACTGGGGTTCTTGACCATGA TGTGGTGTTTTGGTTGGGGGACCTTAATTTCCGCATCGATGACCTGGAGATGCAGGTGGTCAAATCAGCCATTGATAACAACAAGTTTTCAATATTATGGGAAAAGGATCAG CTAAACATGGCCAAAGACAGCGAGACAGTGTTAGAGGGATTCCAGGAGGGACCGCTGAAATTCCCTCCTACCTACAAGTTTGATGTTGGAACAAATACATACGACACAAG TGGGAAGAAACGTAAACCAGCTTGGACTGACCGGATCCTGTGGCGTCTGAGAGCCACGGCACCTGCTGGTGCAGGGAAGCGTGGCTCCATTTCAGGGCTAATGAGTGGCGCCAAAGTGACGCAGCACAACTATCGAAGTCACATGGAATTCACCGTCAGTGACCACAAACCAGTTTCCTCCATCTTTACTCTTCAG TTCCCATACAAGGTGGATATTCCCCTGGTCACAATCATAGTGGAGGATGAGTGGAACAGTGTTGCTGATGCCACAGTGATATTCAAACTGGCACCCAACTACTCTCGCAGTTCTTGGGACTGGATTGGACTTTTCAAG GTGGGTTTCAAACACTACAAAGACTATGTGGGATATGTGTGGGCCAAGCAGGAGGAATCAGATTTTCTTCGACAGGAACATCAG GTAACCTTTACTGAGGAGGAATTGCCTAAAGGCTCAGGAGACTTTATCTTGGGTTACTATAGCAACAACATGAGCAGCATTGTGGGTGTAACAGAGCCATTTCAG ATCCTGCTTCCCACCTCAGGCGATGACACGAGCTCTTCAGACAGCTCTGATGTCACTTCAGAAGATGACAACACTGTTGTCATGAAGATGAGGTCCCGCAGTCCTAGCCCACGTAAGGGCAAGCACCGCGGCCATCGCAGCGGCAGCCGAAACCGCAGCCGCTCCAGCAGTCCTCACCAGGCCAAAATGAAAGAGGTTGATGTCACCAAGGCTCCTCCACCAAGCACCACTGCAGAGACAGACTGCAAGTCCATTAGAGGCCCAACAGAGGGCAGTAGCAGCCAGCTGTCTGGTCCTGAGgagacagagaaaaactcaCAGGATCCAGGAGTGTGA
- the selenom gene encoding selenoprotein M has protein sequence MWLIVLASLLHCASAYDVDLKKLGGLARARVETCGGUQLNRLREVKAFVVQDIPLYHNLVMKHIPGADPELVLLNHYYEELDRVALSDMTRSEINELLGKLGFYKKAQAEDEVPEEFRFSPAKDSPFKNEPAYQPSTSSIATESASSEPSTEVKHTDL, from the exons ATGTGGCTGATCGTGTTGGCCAGTTTACTTCACTGCGCCTCGGCTTATGATGTGGATCTGAAGAAGCTGGGGGGGCTGGCAAGAGCGAGGGTGGAG ACGTGTGGTGGATGACAGCTGAACAGGCTCAGAGAG GTCAAAGCCTTTGTGGTCCAGGATATTCCTCTTTA CCATAACCTGGTGATGAAGCACATTCCTGGTGCAGACCCCGAGCTTGTCCTCCTGAACCATTATTATGAAGAGCTGGAC CGCGTCGCCCTGTCTGACATGACCCGCTCTGAGATAAACGAGCTGCTGGGGAAACTGGGTTTCTACAAGAAGGCTCAGGCCGAGGATGAGGTGCCGGAGGAGTTCCGCTTCTCTCCTGCCAAAGACAGCCCGTTCAAAAATGAGCCTGCCTACCAGCCTTCTACTTCATCTATAGCCACAGAGAGTGCCTCCTCAGAGCCCAGCACAGAAGTCAAACACACTGACCTGTAA